ACATTAACTCAGCTACCGCCTTAGAACCTAACTGTGTCTGAGCAATAAAACACCATATGGTCCACAAACAAACATGACTTTTGCACTAACAATAAAGGTTAGCAATAAAAGAAATACCAAAATACCAAGCTGCACTACTAGTAAGTTTTCCTAATGATAGCACAAGTGAAAGTATGAATGCGCCACACGTCAGTGGGATCCTTCTATAATCTATCAACACTCCGTTTGTTATATAACTATAAGGAATTATTACAAATGGACTGACTACCTCTCCATTTCAAAACATAGAGCATATTAGATTTGTTCCAGGTCAAATTTTGCACAATTTTTTCAAGTTTATAAGAAATGAGAATTTACAGTACCAAATACACCCGATACAAAAATGTATTCCATGATAAATTCAATGGTACCGATTTGTTGTTAAGCTAGCTGTTGAAAAAAAAAATCCAACACAAGGAcaaaatttgatttttttttcacgTAACACTAAACTAATATGCACTATGACATGCAGTGAGTACAATAAAATACATATGGTATTCTgcattgttttttttttttttttgaggaaacGCAGGAGAGCTGCGATTTCACTATAAGACGAAGACGGCGAAAGAACGCCAACTGTACAAAAAAACGAGCGAACTCGCTGAAGAAGGAAggaaagaaaggaaaaaggaaggAAAAACGGGGCGGGCGCCTAGGTCCTACTCTCGCGGCATCAAGTGCTTCCCGCCTGCCCACGTCCAGGTTGTGATCTCGTCGCCAACGGAGTCCAGCGCCCTCTCAACAGATCGTTCTTGACCTATGAAAATCCTGTTGTTTCTCTCGGCCCAGATTGTCCAAGCTATGAGTAGGGAGATGGACCTCGCCTTCTTGGCCTGTGCTACGTTGGTCGTCAAGCCCAGGAGCCACTCGGTTGTGTCAGTCCTTATGTTCCAGTTATCTGGGTGGCATGACGGTAGCTGAAAACGGTCAGCCCCCCTCGCCCATAGACGTCGAGCCCATGGGCACTCCTGGAACAGATGCACATTGGTCTCGAGGCTACGCATACAGAGAGGACAAAAGTAGCAGTTTGGCCATTGTCTCGCCATCAACCTGTCCGCGGTGAGGAGTCTGTTAATGGCGAGAAGCCAGGCGGAAAACTTGATCTTCGCCGGCGCCCATGCCTTCCACACCGCCTCCATGATGGGCGATCTCGTAGACCCCAAGAACTGCATGTGGTATGCCGAGCTTGTGGAGAATAGGCCCGACTCCGTCAGTTTCCAGGTGAAGACATCCCGACCGACCGACAGCTGGCTAGCAGCCGCCACCTTCGTCCAGAGGTTGATGAATTGAGGTAGTAACCCCGTGGTCACCCGCCCTCGTACATCATGCACCCAGCTGTTGTCCCGGAGCGCCGCATGCACCGTCTTGTTTTTTTTGGCGCGCCAGCTGGAAGATCTCAGGTGCCACTAAGAAGGGTGCTTCCCCTTGCATCCAGCTGTCATACCAGAAGGACGCCGTCTTCCCATCTCTGACCTGCGCCGCTGTTGCGGCCGCGAACAAAGTTCTCTCTTTTAGGGTACATGGGACGGGCAAGCCTATCCATGGTCTCTCCGGTGCCGTCCGTTCAAGCCATAGCCAACGTAGCCTCAAGGCTTGTCCGAACCGCACTAGGTCTAGGATTCCGAGGCCGCCCAGCTCCTTCGGCCTACAGATCCTCCCCCAGGCAACCTTGCAGTGGCCGCCATGGCATTCCTCTTGCCCCCGCCAAAGCCAGGCTCTTCTGGCCTTATCAATTTGGCGGCGCACCCAGGCAGGCATGTCTTGCATAGACAGCCAGTAGGTGGAAAATGCAGTCAGGACCGAGTTGAGGAGCACCAATCTGCCGGCCACCGCGAATAGCTTGAGCTTCCAGCAGGCTAGCCTTGCCAGGAGCTTGTCAAGCAGGGGTTGGAGGTCAACCTTGCGCCATTTTCTGAGTGACAGCGGAAGCCCGAGGAATTTGCATGGGAAGGCCGCACAGGGGGCCCCCAAGGGTTCAGTGACAAGCTGGACGTCAAAAAGTGCACCTTGGATTGGCAGAATCGTGCTCTTCTCGAAGTTCACCTTGAGGCCGGTGGCCTCCCCGAAAGCATGCAGGATCTGTTGTAACGCTTCCACTTCCGAACGGATGGGGTTAATGAAGATTGCCATGTCGTCCGCGTACATAGAGGTGCGGAAGGCAGGTACATGTCCACGCAAGCGGCTCAGGGTCCCATCATGGACCGCTTGCACTAGCAGCTGCTGCAGTGGCTCCATCACTAGAATGAACAGAAATGGTGACAGCGGATCGCCTTGGCGGAGTCCACGCCGGTGCCGTATCGGCCGTCCCGCCATCCCATTGACGAGCACGGGAGGAAGCCGAAGCCAGGCACAAGGCAATCCAGTCGCACCATCTCTGCCCAAAACCCCTGGCCCTCAGCATGTCAAGAAGGTATGTCCAGGATACCGTATCAAAAGCTTTGGCAATGTTGAGTTTGATCAGTAGCACCGGCTTCTTTGCGCGGTGGAAGTGGCGCGCCATCCCTTGTACAAAGAGGAAATTGTCTTGTATGCACCTGCCCTTGATGAAGGCACTCTGCACTGGCGAAATTAGGTTGTTGATATGCTTGGCAACCCTTGTGGCCAGCACCTTAGTGAACAACTTCATGATACTATGGAGCAGGCTAATGGGCCGGTAGCCGGACATGGTGGCAGGTGCGTCCGTTTTAGGGAGAAGCACAATGTGTGCGCCATTGATCATGTGAAAACCAGTCCCGTTGAGCTCGTGGCAGCTGCTGGAAAGCCAAAAAAATATCCAACAAAATAATATCTGAGGTGGCTTTATAAAAGGCACCGGAGAAACCATCCGGTCCGGGAGCCCGATCCGCAGGGAGATCCTTGATGGCGCCTTTGATCTCGTGCGTGGAGAAAGGAAGCTCGAGCTCCTGCATGTCGAACCGCGGCAGCCCCAACATCTCCCAATTCAGGATGGAGGGGGTAGCTCCTGCGGTTCCTTGCAGCTCTCTGAAGAAAGCCGTAGCAAGCTCTTCTTTCTCCGGCTGAGCTGAGGCGATCACCCCATCCTTAGCGAGTGTGGCGATGTAGTTCTTCCGTCTCCTTGCATTGGCCTTGATGTGAAAAAACTTGGTATTCGCGTCACCAGCCCTGAGCCAACTAACCCGGGCTCGCTGCTTCGCCCTAATGCGTTCAATGACAACCAGACAAGGATCCGTGACTTCAGCTCTCTCCGTAGCGATAGCTCGTCAGGCTCGAGCGCCCGGTCCTCCTGGGCTTTGTCGAGCAAGGCTACCGTGTCCTGCGCCGTCAGAAGTTGCAGCTTAGTGTCCCCAATGTGGTGCTTGTGCCAGAGCCTCAGGGCCCTCGCCGTACGCTGTAGCTTCGCGTTGAGCCTGGCCACAGCCCCTACGGCGGCGCAGGGCTGCGACCACGCATGCGCCACCACATCCTTGAACCCCTCTATGTGCGGCCAGAAGGCCTCAAAACGGAACCGACCCCGTTTCGGTGCAGTCCCGTCGCAGGATAAGAGCAAAGGGCAGTGATCAGACATTGCCGTTGCCAGGGGTTCAAGGCTTGCCGTCCCAAAACGGGTGTTCTAGTCTGGCGAGCAAAATGCACGATCTAACCGGACGAGCGTGGGGTCTCGCTGATCGTTTGACCAGGTGAAACGTCTGCCGTATAGCTTGATCTCAACTAGGGCGCTGGCGTTTAAGGCCGATCGGAATTGTGCCATCAAGTTGAGATTGAGGTTGGAATTACTCTTGTCGCGAGCCTCGTAGATGAGGTTGAAATCCCCTATGAGCAGCCATTGCACAGCGATCAGCCCATGTATCCTCACCAAATCGGCAAGGAACAACGGTTTTATGCTATCGTCGGCCGGGCCATAGACGGTGGTGAGTGCCCAGGGGGATTCGCCAGTCCGCGGCTTGACGAGGACTATGATGGCGAACGCGGAGATGTCTGCCGTGTCCACCTCGAATCTATATGCGTCCCAGGCCAGCAGTGCCCCTCCTGTTGTGCCAATCGCCGGCAAGATCACCGCACCAGTTAGGCTAGGACTCATTGTCTCTAGCAGCTGCTCGGTGGTCAGCTCCTCTCGCTTGGTCTCCTGGAGACACAACAAAGAGCAGCGGGTTTGTTCCACAAGACTCCGGACCCCCCAACGACGAGCGCGGTCATTGAGCCCACGCACGTTCCAGTTCAGCAGAGAGAAGTTACTCATGATAAACACAAATGGGATCCCTTTCCATTGGCTTGCTCGTCGGGTGAGCAGCGAGACTGGCTAAAGCAGATGACAGGTACGGCCGGTAGAACGATACGGGCGCCCAGCGGGGTCGCAACATACTAACTCTAAGCTTACGGCACGGCGGGCTGGCGCCGGTGCGGTAGCTACACAACACTGATAATCTAGTAGACTTGACTAATGATACGTCttcatcgtatctataatttttgaatgTTTCATGttaatattatacaactttcatatactttaggcaactttttatactatttttgggactaacatattgatccagtgcccagtgccagttcctgtttgttgcatgttttttgtttcgcagaaaatccatatcaaacggagtgcaaacgggataaaaactgacggagatttttttggaatatttgtgatttttgggaagaagaatcaacgcgatacgatgcccgatggggccacgaggcagggggcgccccccaggggggtcaggcgtgccctggaccctcgtggccacctcgtaaggcggttggagcccttctttcgccgcaagaaagctaatttccggatagagatcgtgtccaaaattcagcccaatcggagttacggatctccggttataaaagaaacggtgaaaggccagatccaatctcggaggggctctcgcccctcccatgccatggaggccaaggaccagaggggaaacccttctcccatctagggaggaggtcaaggaagaagaagaagaagaagggggcccctctccccctcgcttccggtggcgccggaacgccgccgtggccatcatcatcaccgcgatctacaccaacacctccaccatcttcaccaacatctccatcaccttcccccctctatctacagcggtccactctcccgcaacccgctgtaccctctatttgaacatggtgctttatgcttcatattattatccaatgatgtgttgccatcctatgatgtctgagtagattttcgttgtcctatcggtggttgatgaattgctatgatttatttaatttgcgtgtggttatgttgctgtcctttggtgcccatcatatgagcgcgcgcgtggatcacaccatagggttagttgtatgttgataggacaacgtattggagggcaagagtgacagaagcttcaacctagcatagaaattgatgcatacgggattgaagggggaccaatatatcttaatgctatggttgggttttaccttaatgaacgttagtagttgcggatgcttgctaatagttccaatcataagtgcatagaattccaagtcacggatgacatgctagcagtggcctctcccacataaaacttgctatcaaTCTAGTAAAgcagtcaattgcttagggacaatttcgcaactcctatcACCACTTTTctacactcgctatatttactttattgcttctacatctaaacagcccctagattttatttacgtgctctttatattcttgcaaacctatccaacaacacctacaaagtacttctagtttcacacctgttctaggtaaagcgaacgttaagcgtgcgtagagttgtatcggtggtcaatagaacttgagggaatattcgttctacctttagctcctcgttgggttcgacactcttacttatcgaaagagaggctacaattgatcccctatatttgtgggttatcaacTAACATAGAACTAATGGGATCCCGTGTGGCAGGGATTACTAATCAGACCATCCCGGTGGCCTCCTCGCCGGCCAGGTCGCGAAGTTCTTCGTCTGGCAGGTTGATGCGGGCCCTCGAGCGCGCCCCAGCCGCCTTCGCCAAGGTGGCCGTGAGCTTGCCGAGGGGTTGCTTGAAATGGTTGATatgtctctgtcgtatctacttttccaaacacttttgcccttgttttggactctaacttgcatgatttgaatggaactaacccggactgacgatgttttcagcagaattgccatggtgttatttatgtgcagaaacaaaagttctcggaatgacctgaaacttcacggagattatttttggaaaatataaaaaatattggcgaaagaatcaaggccagggggccgacaccctttccacgagggtgggggtgtgcccctgcctcgtgggccccctagagctccaccaacctcaactccaactctatatattcgtgttcggggagaaaaaaatcagagagaaagattcatcgcgttttacgatacggagccgccgccaagccctaaactctctcgggagggatGATCTgtagtccgttcggggctccggagaggggaatccgtcgccatcgtcatcatcaaccatcctccatcaccaatttcatgatgctcaccgccgggcgtgagtaattccatcgtaggcttgctggacggtgatcggttggatgagatttatcatgtaattgagttagttttgttagg
This sequence is a window from Aegilops tauschii subsp. strangulata cultivar AL8/78 chromosome 7, Aet v6.0, whole genome shotgun sequence. Protein-coding genes within it:
- the LOC141027493 gene encoding uncharacterized protein, whose amino-acid sequence is MEAVWKAWAPAKIKFSAWLLAINRLLTADRLMARQWPNCYFCPLCMRSLETNVHLFQECPWARRLWARGADRFQLPSCHPDNWNIRTDTTEWLLGLTTNVAQAKKARSISLLIAWTIWAERNNRIFIGQERSVERALDSVGDEITTWTWAGGKHLMPRE